One Turneriella parva DSM 21527 genomic region harbors:
- a CDS encoding tetratricopeptide repeat protein: MKRLQRNGCFLLALIVLCALGAAEQSAQYYYDQAVGIDKSGDTLKATDMVREALRKNGNHVPSLLLMARLSQQAQQPKLASQLITKALGLEKQNEAAFILCARVEYALRNTPAMENCLAQAEKLKRNNADAQSLRAQLLIDGGQFSIARRKIEGILRDNPGHTETQLRLASLYLKLRQFEKAEAQFRKVQTLLPESSELAVAIARARLDAYFESARLNLFASSEESSVKALDALRHAHANNPENLAVNLMLAQLLAVTNRCSEAGEYLARVAGADAESRSIVAYVSLCAPGSEQAVKLLGDFVRRNEDDDLARHQYELTLVAQNKRRETAATTKAARYHRQIAKRESDRNADEFALSELRWTEFLFPAYIEAHRDLLKYFRQRKDFERLADELTFLRDSTGDQAYREMFEQFEIESRDLWYRKAGVTQPERVKNLLPVHIFPFRVKNPLNDHPLGGVAVADRTRVALQDFGRVRSISREMAALPQAQAFSPENLRRLRQTYSDALKGEANTEAFQRRTLSLVLTGEVSELMHGIEVIAELVDAETGIRVAEIRFKAEGREYLNKAAVRLAEFVYANAPVSANVLKILDDDQILVNAGKRDGITNATKFVVTDKLGKALEFKIEQKDFDILRARSTDAMATRHLKAGDVVRVLTPPAPLSTK; encoded by the coding sequence ATGAAACGGCTGCAAAGAAACGGGTGTTTTCTGCTGGCCCTTATCGTGCTCTGTGCTCTCGGCGCAGCCGAGCAATCGGCGCAGTATTATTACGATCAGGCCGTCGGCATAGACAAAAGCGGCGACACACTGAAGGCGACCGACATGGTGCGCGAGGCGCTGCGCAAGAACGGCAACCATGTACCGTCGCTGTTGCTGATGGCCCGCCTGTCGCAGCAGGCGCAGCAACCGAAGCTCGCGTCGCAGCTCATTACCAAGGCGCTCGGTTTAGAAAAACAGAACGAAGCCGCCTTCATTCTCTGCGCCAGAGTTGAGTATGCGCTGCGCAACACCCCTGCGATGGAAAACTGCCTCGCGCAGGCTGAAAAGCTGAAGCGCAACAATGCCGATGCGCAATCGCTGCGCGCGCAGCTTTTGATCGATGGTGGGCAATTTTCGATTGCGCGGCGAAAAATCGAGGGTATTCTGCGCGATAACCCGGGCCACACAGAGACACAGCTGCGGCTCGCCTCACTTTATCTCAAGCTCAGGCAGTTTGAAAAGGCCGAAGCACAGTTTCGAAAAGTGCAGACTCTTTTGCCCGAGAGCAGCGAACTCGCTGTTGCGATAGCCCGGGCCAGGCTCGACGCTTACTTTGAATCGGCGAGGCTCAATCTTTTTGCCTCTTCAGAAGAAAGTTCGGTCAAGGCGCTCGATGCGCTGCGCCACGCACACGCCAATAACCCCGAAAACCTCGCGGTTAACCTGATGCTCGCGCAGCTTCTGGCAGTCACAAACCGCTGCAGCGAAGCAGGCGAATACCTCGCGCGTGTTGCCGGGGCCGACGCCGAATCACGAAGTATTGTCGCCTATGTGTCGCTTTGCGCCCCCGGTTCTGAGCAGGCTGTCAAATTGCTCGGCGATTTCGTTCGCCGCAACGAAGACGATGACCTCGCACGCCACCAGTACGAACTGACGCTTGTGGCGCAGAACAAGCGCCGCGAAACGGCAGCGACCACCAAAGCCGCACGCTACCACCGGCAGATCGCCAAACGCGAGTCTGACCGCAACGCAGACGAGTTTGCGCTCAGCGAACTCAGGTGGACTGAATTTCTTTTTCCTGCGTATATCGAAGCGCACCGCGACCTCTTGAAATATTTCAGGCAGCGAAAAGATTTTGAACGCCTCGCCGATGAACTTACATTCTTACGCGACTCAACCGGCGATCAGGCTTACCGCGAAATGTTCGAGCAATTCGAAATTGAATCGCGCGACCTGTGGTACCGTAAGGCGGGCGTGACTCAGCCTGAGCGCGTGAAAAACCTGTTACCAGTGCATATCTTTCCGTTCAGAGTGAAAAATCCGCTCAATGACCACCCGCTCGGCGGAGTTGCAGTCGCCGACCGAACCCGCGTCGCGCTGCAAGACTTTGGCCGCGTGCGTTCGATTTCGCGCGAAATGGCTGCCCTGCCTCAGGCCCAGGCATTTTCACCTGAAAATCTGCGCAGGCTGAGGCAAACCTACAGCGACGCCCTCAAGGGTGAGGCCAACACCGAGGCGTTTCAGCGCCGCACACTCAGCCTCGTCTTAACCGGCGAAGTCAGCGAACTTATGCACGGTATCGAAGTCATCGCAGAACTCGTCGATGCCGAAACCGGCATTCGCGTCGCAGAAATACGCTTCAAGGCCGAGGGCCGCGAATACCTGAACAAGGCGGCTGTGCGCCTCGCTGAATTTGTCTACGCAAATGCACCGGTAAGCGCCAACGTGCTCAAAATTCTCGACGACGACCAGATTCTCGTTAACGCCGGCAAACGCGACGGCATCACGAATGCGACAAAATTTGTCGTCACCGACAAACTCGGCAAGGCGCTTGAGTTTAAAATAGAACAGAAGGATTTCGATATCTTACGCGCCCGTTCGACTGATGCCATGGCAACGCGCCACCTGAAGGCAGGTGATGTGGTGAGAGTCCTCACCCCCCCGGCCCCCCTCTCCACGAAGTAG
- a CDS encoding PIN domain-containing protein — translation MILLETSALIEAWRKHGRGDAKARVESALRSGRAALCQPVVLELSAGLKKSEEFKLLQDYLEVLPLLPITDEVWQLAATRARLFRANGLTVSNFDTLIFATAEYHNCHIVTVDRHFARMRDMLKKGM, via the coding sequence TTGATACTACTCGAGACATCAGCCTTAATTGAAGCCTGGCGCAAGCATGGCCGCGGCGACGCAAAAGCACGCGTCGAATCGGCGCTGCGCTCAGGCCGCGCGGCGCTATGCCAACCGGTAGTGCTCGAACTCAGCGCAGGCCTCAAAAAAAGTGAGGAATTCAAACTTCTTCAAGACTACCTCGAGGTGCTTCCGCTTTTGCCGATCACCGACGAGGTCTGGCAACTTGCTGCGACACGCGCCCGCCTCTTTCGCGCGAACGGGCTCACAGTTTCGAATTTCGATACACTGATTTTTGCGACAGCCGAATACCACAATTGCCATATCGTCACGGTCGACCGGCATTTTGCGCGGATGCGTGACATGTTGAAAAAGGGTATGTAG
- a CDS encoding tetratricopeptide repeat protein, protein MVRSLPFGGAKSRLPGFRRIRTLIIVAAIVLTAGLGYAVFYPTLGIRQNLAEEEFQKAWLLYQDRKYDAAIEKFSQALLINPQFHWARRFLAQAYFMSGQTSEAIEEFETLARAMPHDMTLRNRLEALNLGEAAQGDGTTEFLRIVPRTQGYRYNRPTFVGALQSDQMAVLSLGNFEIGNMVSFSAQGEPVENRHRVSGRLNYPMAFAQSDSEIWITDFRDDRIHRLDKNGKRYLAYLFNPDAVGSTGEGELQFRAPAGICHRAGEFIVADSGNNRLQRVDESGKFIAFISRPEDSDALQTPFGLWCNEESIWLTESGAGRVTQLDRYGNVVKEFSPPELKKPRHITWDEDQQLFTIADESSGILFMNPAGSIVRKTTGYNSPTGKFVTFARPYAATYDAFRNLYVADYGSSEVVQFAPVSEKFGQLYMQVEKVNAARFPSVGVYVTVSASPLTMGKSALPQYLTELRPEDFKIFENDAPVGNLGTQYLGQFDQVLQAAIVISRSKRMQEYETQIPWVLDHLLTKIREKDRYRIMSHGSDVRTESDFISSRLKILQSVKMALAENQLSEQTVGSMSSAIYDAVGELISREGKRAVIYLTDGSADDDALTPYSKDRLVDYARANHIPVHVISFEHPQSAAVAGAREALQDLAKRTGGSYHRALEIDPNIDAILRGQKEVRYVLSYQSFARKQMRGQYVDLRVSARFRERRGLDLSGYFIP, encoded by the coding sequence GTGGTGCGAAGCTTGCCGTTCGGTGGCGCAAAATCTCGCTTACCCGGCTTTCGCCGCATTCGCACGCTCATCATCGTCGCCGCAATCGTGCTGACGGCAGGCCTTGGCTATGCAGTTTTTTATCCGACGCTCGGCATTCGGCAGAACCTTGCCGAAGAAGAATTTCAGAAAGCCTGGTTGCTCTACCAAGACCGCAAGTACGACGCCGCGATTGAGAAATTCTCGCAGGCGTTGTTGATCAACCCGCAGTTTCACTGGGCGCGCCGCTTTCTGGCGCAGGCTTATTTTATGTCGGGGCAGACTTCAGAAGCAATTGAGGAGTTCGAAACTCTCGCGCGCGCAATGCCGCATGATATGACTTTGCGCAATCGCCTCGAAGCTCTAAACCTCGGCGAAGCGGCGCAGGGTGATGGCACCACCGAATTCTTGCGCATCGTACCGCGAACGCAGGGCTACCGTTACAACCGCCCGACTTTCGTCGGAGCGCTGCAGTCAGACCAGATGGCGGTCTTGTCGCTGGGTAATTTTGAAATCGGCAATATGGTTTCATTTTCAGCGCAGGGCGAGCCGGTTGAAAACCGCCACCGTGTTTCGGGCAGGCTCAACTATCCGATGGCGTTTGCACAGAGCGACAGTGAAATCTGGATCACTGATTTTCGCGACGACCGCATTCACCGGCTCGACAAGAATGGTAAGCGTTATCTCGCATACCTTTTCAACCCCGATGCAGTCGGTTCCACAGGTGAAGGCGAACTGCAGTTCAGAGCACCCGCGGGTATCTGCCACCGTGCCGGAGAATTCATCGTCGCCGATTCGGGTAACAACCGCCTGCAGCGTGTCGATGAAAGCGGCAAGTTTATCGCCTTCATCTCACGCCCTGAAGATTCAGATGCGCTGCAGACGCCATTTGGCCTGTGGTGTAACGAAGAGTCCATCTGGCTGACCGAATCGGGGGCAGGGAGGGTCACCCAGCTCGACCGGTACGGCAATGTCGTGAAAGAATTCTCTCCGCCTGAACTGAAAAAACCGCGCCACATCACATGGGACGAAGACCAGCAGCTCTTCACGATCGCCGACGAAAGTTCAGGCATTCTGTTTATGAACCCGGCCGGCTCGATTGTGCGTAAGACGACGGGCTACAACAGCCCGACGGGAAAATTCGTCACCTTCGCGCGGCCTTACGCTGCCACGTACGACGCCTTTCGCAATCTTTACGTCGCCGACTACGGTTCGAGCGAAGTCGTGCAGTTTGCTCCTGTAAGTGAAAAGTTCGGCCAGCTCTACATGCAGGTTGAGAAGGTCAACGCGGCCAGGTTTCCATCGGTGGGGGTGTACGTGACCGTTTCGGCCTCACCGCTGACGATGGGTAAGTCGGCGTTGCCGCAGTACCTCACAGAGCTCAGGCCCGAAGACTTCAAGATATTTGAGAACGATGCGCCGGTGGGTAACCTGGGTACACAATACCTCGGCCAGTTCGATCAGGTCTTGCAGGCTGCCATAGTGATTTCGCGGTCAAAGCGCATGCAAGAATATGAGACGCAGATTCCCTGGGTGCTCGATCACCTGCTGACGAAAATTCGCGAGAAAGACCGGTACCGCATCATGAGCCATGGTAGCGACGTGCGCACCGAGTCTGACTTTATTTCGTCGCGCCTGAAAATTCTGCAATCGGTGAAAATGGCTCTCGCCGAAAACCAGCTCAGCGAACAAACGGTCGGTTCAATGAGCAGTGCAATTTACGATGCGGTCGGCGAGCTTATCTCGCGCGAGGGCAAGCGCGCGGTCATTTATCTGACCGACGGTTCGGCCGACGACGATGCCCTGACACCATACAGCAAAGACCGACTAGTCGATTATGCGCGGGCGAATCATATTCCCGTTCACGTCATTTCGTTCGAACACCCGCAATCGGCCGCCGTTGCAGGCGCGCGTGAAGCCCTGCAAGACCTTGCAAAACGCACGGGCGGCAGTTACCACCGGGCACTCGAGATTGACCCGAATATCGATGCAATACTGCGCGGACAAAAAGAAGTACGGTATGTGCTCAGCTATCAAAGTTTTGCCAGAAAACAGATGCGAGGTCAATACGTCGATCTGCGCGTCAGCGCGCGCTTTCGTGAGCGCCGGGGCCTTGACCTGAGCGGGTATTTTATTCCATGA
- a CDS encoding type II toxin-antitoxin system VapB family antitoxin translates to MKTTLDIPEEKFTTVQNLYGLRTKREAVILALDELARRYKIERLVDQLGTFSDFMTQDDLREMRDLDTTRDISLN, encoded by the coding sequence ATGAAAACGACTTTGGATATTCCCGAAGAGAAGTTTACCACCGTACAGAACCTCTATGGCCTGCGCACCAAGCGCGAAGCTGTCATTCTGGCGCTCGACGAACTCGCCCGCCGCTACAAAATCGAGCGCCTGGTCGACCAACTCGGCACTTTCAGCGATTTCATGACACAAGACGACCTGCGCGAAATGAGAGACCTTGATACTACTCGAGACATCAGCCTTAATTGA
- a CDS encoding outer membrane beta-barrel protein, with protein MKKIIFASALMLAATTSSFGAVKAGKFGMDFSFAGSLGTWTTRSMNDGPGAPNFGGMPTVGLRYHLTDMIAIAPSVGFYTATTTDNTNNTIATQTKTTEVSRTAWGFGLEIPLYLVKLNAMDLYIAPGVGFAPTSATTKTTRVDGLTTEGKSTGSYISVFAALGLQVPINDQFHVFGKTTVGWASGTTNPDTNSNPADVDDKSTYFGLQSWAVGAIFYFN; from the coding sequence ATGAAGAAAATCATTTTCGCTTCAGCGCTGATGCTGGCAGCTACAACGTCGAGCTTCGGCGCAGTCAAGGCCGGCAAATTTGGTATGGATTTCAGTTTTGCAGGTTCGCTGGGAACGTGGACGACACGCTCAATGAATGATGGCCCCGGCGCACCAAACTTTGGTGGAATGCCCACGGTAGGTCTGCGTTACCATCTCACTGACATGATTGCAATTGCGCCTTCAGTAGGTTTTTATACGGCGACGACAACTGACAACACAAACAATACAATAGCAACACAAACCAAGACAACTGAAGTGTCGCGTACTGCATGGGGTTTCGGTCTGGAAATTCCACTTTATCTCGTGAAACTTAACGCGATGGATCTTTACATAGCGCCGGGAGTTGGTTTCGCCCCCACATCAGCAACGACAAAAACTACGCGAGTAGATGGCCTTACCACTGAGGGAAAAAGCACAGGTAGCTACATTAGCGTATTTGCTGCACTGGGCTTGCAAGTCCCAATCAATGACCAGTTTCATGTTTTCGGCAAGACAACAGTAGGCTGGGCCTCAGGCACGACGAATCCAGATACTAATTCTAATCCTGCCGATGTAGATGACAAATCAACCTACTTCGGCCTGCAAAGCTGGGCCGTCGGCGCGATTTTCTACTTTAACTAA